The following DNA comes from Solanum stenotomum isolate F172 chromosome 11, ASM1918654v1, whole genome shotgun sequence.
ACACGTAGTCCAATCTAATTTGCTCACGTCTCGATTATTTCATAGATATCTATTGTCACACTAAAACAATCGTTACATAACTTTTTCATCATAGAAGTAGTGCTCACTAGATATTTGTTGCCACTCCGGTGTTCAGTATCTGTATTGGAACCAGACTATTTCGAACTCACTTAGAATAGGCCCCATTCGGAGTAAAGCCCTATGTACCAAGaatttttctttattcaaaGCTCGAACANATTAAACTTTTGGATATTTCACAAAACACACGTAGTCCAATCTAATTTGCTCACGTCTCGATTATTTCATAGATATCTATTGTCACACTAAAACAATCGTTACATAACTTTTTCATCATAGAAGTAGTGCTCACTTGATATTTGTTGCCACTCCGGTGTTCAATATCTGTATTGAAACCAGATTATTTCGAACTCACTTAGAATAGGCCCCATTCGAAGTAAAGCCCTATGTACCAAGaatttttctttattcaaaGTTCGAACACGTacatattttgtttatatactGGAATTTGAATTCTAATTTTCTGTGGGGGTGCATGTCATGGGTCAAGTAGCAACACTATCCAAATTCGATGATGTATTTTTCTGCTGGTTAAGATATATAGAATGTCATTTAATTGTGTGGCTTTAAATATGTCTTTAATTGCGTGGctttaaatatgtcatgtggaaagttaaaattaaagaattgtcaAAATCTTTGTATAAATcaaattttccttctttttaatAAGGTTGTTAGACGCAAGTATGagcaaattatatttttgacttgatGATTGTTACTCAATTGTAAGCACATGAATTCGTTATCAATAGTTTGACTAGAAGTTACCCCAAATACGAAAGAGACAGTTCACAAAGTGTGATATCAATCGGTTAAGGAGCTTATAGTTATCTTATACAAGCACATGAATTCATTATCAATAATTCAGCTTGAAGTTTCCCCAATACGAGAGAGACAGTTCACAATGTGTGATATTAACCGGTTAAGGAGCTTACAGTTATCTTATGCAAGCACATGAATTCATTACCGATAATTCTATCGGTTTGAAGTTATCCCAATACAATAGAGACACATCACAAAGTATGATATCTAACGATTAAGGAGCTTATAGTTATTTTATACAAGCACAAGAATTCACTATCAATAATTCAATCGGCTTGAAGTTATCCCAATACAAGAAAGACACATCACAAAGTATGATATCTATCGATTAAGGAGCTtacatttattttatacaaGCACAAGAATTCACTACCAATAATTCGGCCTGAAGCCATCCCAATACAAAAGAGACACTTCACAAAGTGTAATTTCTAACCATTAAAAGATATCATAGTAACCTAATATAACCACATGAATTCGCTACCAATAATTCAACTATCCCAATACGAGAGAAACATATCACAAAGTATGATATTTAACGATTAAAGAGCTTATAGTAATCTTATACAAGCACATAGAATTCACTATCAATAATTCGGCTTGAAGTTAACCCAATACAAGAGATACACATCACAAGTTGTTGAAGAGAAACTGTATATCCTTGCATTGaaatcatattatatcataaatatatgtaGGTGAGAAGTATATCTTGAAATCTGATGGGACAACAAAAGAAGTATATCAACTTATGTATCTAAACTAATGTACATTTGACATACAAAAGTTGTGAAGTCCTCCCAAAGCAAAATTCACAACAGGAGGTAAACAAAGCTTGACCAAAATCACAAAACCAAAATTATACCAAcagcaaaaaagaagaaaaaaatatggagAACACTAACTTCAACTATGTTGCTAGAACATTTGTTCCCTGCTATACATCCCACCCGTCTTTTCGATGGTGAAATTCTGATTTTCTACTTGATATACTTCCATACATTTCTGAGAACTTTTGGAGGCAACTGCTTCTGAGTCCATAGTGAGTCTGTGTATTCCGGCTAATTGCAACGCCAGAAAACTTTGAAGTATCAATTGCCCATGCTGGTTTTACGTATTCAACTGTACTGGAAGAGCTCGCGTTTGCATACAAGTAGTTTAGCAACACATCCTCACAGTTAAAAAGCTTGTCCACCACTGCCCTGCCTGCTGCAGCTTCTTTGCTCCAGTACTTTTCGAAAGCCATTTTGCTGTCCATGAAGGCAGCTCCTGTCAGAATCATGTTGTATCCATTGTGCTCGCGAGCATGATTCTCAGCTCGATATTTCAATGGGTTTCCATCTGCAAGCCGGGGGTAAAACCCAACGATGCGTTCAGGGTGCTCACGCCATACCTTAAATCCCCGTTCAACATCATCACAAGGCATCATAATGTCATCATCAAGTTCAAGAACTGCTCGTGTCTTTATCAAAGGATCTACTTTGAATCGATTGTTTAGTGAGTTCTGTTCCTCTACTCTTATCCTCACTGGCACTGCTGAATCGAGCTCACTCAGTTCTGGAGGTTGGCCTTTATTCCACACTACAACGATCTCACGTACTGAAGAACACCTTGAGTAATGCTTGACGTACATTTTCAAGTTCCAGAGCCGAGCATCGTAGGTCATTGTTAATAAAGTGAACTGAGAGTACTGACCATTCAACGGGTAAGCTTCCTCTGCACCGCTGCCTCCATAGATGTATTTCACTCCAGTGCACATTAACACCACAGTGACTATAAATATTACAGCAAGAACCCATCCTCCACTGCATGTTTTTGGCTTTATTCTGGCACGGAGTGACGAGCTTGCTCTGTTCAACCGACTACAAAATAATCTCATTCTATTAGATAACAAGCTTGATCTTTCCCAATCGAACGAAGCGTCACTCCTCTTTCCAACATTGTGAGGGCACCAACTTAAGGGAACTAATCCTTTCACTGCTCCTAGTAGCATACCAAACACTATAACCAGCATTACAACACCTAAAACTGATGCACAACCTAAAATAAACCGTCGATTTACATCTCCTGAAGGGACTTGGTCCCCATCCATTACTGCAACCCACTCCCCAGAGCTTAGTTGCTGCACATCAAGTTGATGACTGCGGGCACCATTCCAGGCATTCCGTCCTTTCATTGACTCTTTAAGACCCAGAGGAACTTCAACTTCTTTGTAATCAGTAGGTGTCAGAGCTTCTATTTTAAATAGACGTAAACGCCGCCCATATGTCTCACCACAGTCTTGACCAGCACGATGAAGATGGCCATCATATAAAAATGGTCTACCTCCATTTCGGGCACCCTTGCTCTTATCTGTGTTATAGATAGGATTCTTTTTATGCGGTTTCCAAGGACCCAGAGGCGAGCTACTATACCAAATCTCCAACTGACCATTCTTCTTGGCACCAATTCCACTGTGATCTGAACCAAAAAGCCAGTACTTCCCATCATGTTGAATGATAAAAGAATCAACAAGCGGCTTTTTCATTATGACCTTTTCCAGTTTCCATTCCGTAGGAAACTTTACAGCTCGATAAAGACGAAGATCCCCTTTAGCACTTCCCTCAGGCATCATATAGATCTGTACAAAATAATACAGATGAATGAAATGTTAGTCACAGCTTCAAGCAAAATAGAATTCTATGATAGCACAAGATTAATACTTGCAGGTAACAAGGAAGAAACTAACAATCAAAAGAAGATTTAACCACCAAAATCAACTCTTAGAGACTGTTTAGGAATTTTAGTTGTACACATGCTACCTACAAGGCCTCTCACATGGTACTTGCaggttaaatatttttaagtcctTCCCCTTCTCCATACTCTTACGTCTATCGTCTAATCTCATCCCATTAATCTTTTAACAGACCAAACTTCAGGACTTTGATATAGCAAGTCGAATGTTGTTGTTCCAGACATAATTGAATTACATGACGTACAAGTACTTCAGGAAGTAAGGATCTTACATTGCCATTGTAGTCAAAGACATAAGGATAGGAGAGATGCCAGTCTTCATCCAAAGCAACACCCAACTGCTCCCACGTTGCTCCCTTATCGGTACTTCTTGCAACTCCAATATCCCCTTGCATTGTGATTGAATTCTTTGCTTCAAAGAACAGGTAAAGGATGTCTCCCTGAATAATGTAATTAAACAGAAAATTAACAATCACGATCCTGTATGAACTGAAGAAGAGGAATTTAAAGATTGTAGCAAAACCAAATACCCCAGTGAATAGAGGtcaaacataaaatatcatATAGCACCACAACTAGACAAGCCAAATATATGACACAACTTTCAGATGAGTAATGCCACATCTAACAAAacaatatatctaaaatataaGTGAAAGTCAAGAATCCTGGTTTTCCTTGTAAATTAGCTTTTGATGAAGCAACCTTATTATATTCGAGTATGCACCACTTTAAATCCAAGTCTTCTTGGGTCTATTTGTGGAGTAGAAGAGAAGCCTATtgagttagttttttttaacaCAAGGGTTCAACATCACTGCTTCTCAGAATACATTTGACCATTTTTAAAGAGCTTTTTTGTGCAGAATTTCTCGTGCTGCAATGAAACAAAAAGCTATTGCTTACCTGTAGAAAAGACATTCTTCAAATGCTCTtgataaaaaaacataatgtTCTATGTTGCAAAGAGAAGTTCTTAAAGGGCTTAGTTTGAAGGAAACCatggtaaatattttaaaggaaTTACTTTAAGATCACTGGTTCAGACAAAGAAACAGTCAGCAATTACTCCCTACCTTTTATTAAACTGACCCCAGCTAATTAGAACAATTAGAACACACATTTAGAATGTGCGACCTCATAGTTGAAAATCCAAGAATGGTCGAAAGGTCAAACAGATGATTTTGAACCAGTTTTTATATCAATTGAAATATTTGCCTCTGAGAAAAAGGTCACCTCTATTCAGACAAAAGTATATACCCAATTCTCCAGCTCTTATATTCTTCGAGACTAACATTGCTTCTATGCCATTTCTTTCTGACCAGTCGTCTATACTTTTTTTGCTCCCCTAGAGATTAATGAGCCGATCATCACAACACTATCTCTGGTAAAACAGATTCCACCCATATTTATCTTGTCTCGATTGCATATTTGTGGCATCAGGAATCCACTTTGCTCTTTTCTTTTTACCTGAGAAAGTGGATTCGATGCCTCTGAAGGATAGGGGCAAATCGGTTTCAAACTTTGAAGTGTTTACTAGGTACATAACCAAAGCCAATCATGTTACTTTTATGAGTTTTAACTAAGAAAAAATGTTTGGTTTGGTACAACCATGCAGAATCACAAAAGTTCAGGAAAATTGGGAGCAGACTCTTCTCTTGTCCAGTACTCTAGCTATCTATTTCTATCCCATGTTTTAGCACATTATTAGCTCAGGGACGGGATACGCCCCACACAGAGCTGAATAATAAGCATAACCAAGGAAAGCAGCATCCAAAAGAGACAAAAGGATAATGTCAAGGAACTAAACTACACCTTTTCCGTCGCTATCTACTCTATGACTCAACCTATTCCTCCTTCTCAGCAGGATTCCTCACCAAGAGGATGTTAAATGACAGGTCATGTGACATCATCAGCTAATTCAAATAATTGTAACACCAAGATTATTTAATATATCTGTTTAAGGATGGTGATTAAGCTGACATGGTCCCATAAACATCACATCAAATCCCTTAAAGATGATGATAATAGAGGATTAAAGTTAAATACTCCTCCACAAGAGTCTcatcaataaaactttaaaCAGTAAATCACACTTTCAAGTTTCACCAACCGGATTACACGCACATAGAAAAtccaaaaatgttttctttttttctcacaTCACAAATATAACAAAGCCAATCCATCACAGAGTAACAAAAGCTAGCAGATACTACTACTTACAAGGATCAAACAACAAAAGCTaaataacaaatgaaaaaaaaagaagttacctGAACATAAAGAAAAGGGTCAGCAACAAAGTTACTAGGAAAACTAGCCCCAGAAGCTGAAGCACAAGTGACAACAGGATTTGCCACTGGCCATGCTGCAGTGTTGTTCCTCCAAACATTTGCCTGCCAAACATTTCCAGGCACAAAGTTCAACAATCATGAAATTCACAAAAACCAAGTAATTTTCATCCATGAAAAAACAATAAAGCTAGcttttggccatagattttagaagtagtttttgaaaattgatCATCAAATTTCTGTTTGGCCATGAAATTTGATCAGTTTTCAAAATCTGATCATCAAATGTTTCCACTCACAAAACACCAATTTTTCTCCAAGTAAAATGCACCTCTAAACACAACTTCAAATTCCAAAAATCAtaacttcaaaaactcaatttttcatgtttcaagtttcaacttcaaaatctacaACCAAAACAGGAGCTTAAAATCTTTGAGCACAAAACACAAGATGCATTCTTCTCTAGTACTAATTATCAANNNNNNNNNNNNNNNNNNNNNNNNNNNNNNNNNNNNNNNNNNNNNNNNNNNNNNNNNNNNNNNNNNNNNNNNNNNNNNNNNNNNNNNNNNNNNNNNNNNNNNNNNNNNNAAGAGGTGGGGTGTGTTTATGTTACCTCTTCAATGGGTTTAAGATTAAAAGGAGAGTCACCATAGTAGACCCCAATTGACCAAGAACCTTCGTTATCCTCATTACA
Coding sequences within:
- the LOC125843860 gene encoding glucosamine inositolphosphorylceramide transferase 1, which encodes MGSLPIAVSGSTVNSGGCRWWGWCNKNNNSGKSGTNGSGSSDSCANSSAFVFFLVSFVCLASIAGLYCRVLLPPNVHTTLSSLGCNEDNEGSWSIGVYYGDSPFNLKPIEEANVWRNNTAAWPVANPVVTCASASGASFPSNFVADPFLYVQGDILYLFFEAKNSITMQGDIGVARSTDKGATWEQLGVALDEDWHLSYPYVFDYNGNIYMMPEGSAKGDLRLYRAVKFPTEWKLEKVIMKKPLVDSFIIQHDGKYWLFGSDHSGIGAKKNGQLEIWYSSSPLGPWKPHKKNPIYNTDKSKGARNGGRPFLYDGHLHRAGQDCGETYGRRLRLFKIEALTPTDYKEVEVPLGLKESMKGRNAWNGARSHQLDVQQLSSGEWVAVMDGDQVPSGDVNRRFILGCASVLGVVMLVIVFGMLLGAVKGLVPLSWCPHNVGKRSDASFDWERSSLLSNRMRLFCSRLNRASSSLRARIKPKTCSGGWVLAVIFIVTVVLMCTGVKYIYGGSGAEEAYPLNGQYSQFTLLTMTYDARLWNLKMYVKHYSRCSSVREIVVVWNKGQPPELSELDSAVPVRIRVEEQNSLNNRFKVDPLIKTRAVLELDDDIMMPCDDVERGFKVWREHPERIVGFYPRLADGNPLKYRAENHAREHNGYNMILTGAAFMDSKMAFEKYWSKEAAAGRAVVDKLFNCEDVLLNYLYANASSSSTVEYVKPAWAIDTSKFSGVAISRNTQTHYGLRSSCLQKFSEMYGSISSRKSEFHHRKDGWDV